One genomic segment of Choristoneura fumiferana chromosome Z, NRCan_CFum_1, whole genome shotgun sequence includes these proteins:
- the Bcs1 gene encoding mitochondrial chaperone BCS1 yields MTIVEYVTSLAQNPYFGAGFGLFGVGASAAILRKGFQTSMVLFRRHCMITLEVPCRDKSYQWLLQWITQKGARQTQHLSVETSFLQKDTGQIKTKYDFIPSVGQHFFRYRGAWIKVDRTREQHTLDLHMGVPWETVTLTSFGSNKQLYYDILEEARTMALKQHEGMTIMYTAMGAEWRPFGHPRRRRPLQSVVLRAGLTDRILADCLDFINNPQWYTERGIPYRRGYLLYGPPGCGKSSFIMALAGELEYNICVLNLSERGLTDDRLNHLLSVAPQQSIILLEDIDAAFVSRQDTPSQKAAFDGLNRVTFSGLLNCLDGVASTEARVVFMTTNYLERLDPALIRPGRVDMKEYVGHCDQQQVELMFLRFYKGERAAEHARKFAETVINKKKEVSPAQIQGYFMFHKHSPPEDVLTDTDAIWTLG; encoded by the exons atGACTATTGTAGAATATGTGACTTCTTTAGCTCAGAACCCTTATTTCGGTGCTGGATTCGGTTTATTCGGAGTTGGAGCCAGTGCCGCAATTTTACGTAAAGGTTTTCAGACTTCTATGGTGCTATTTCGGAGGCATTGCATGATCACACTAGAAGTTCCTTGCAGAGACAAATCTTACCAATGGCTACTGCAGTGGATAACTCAGAAAGGTGCCAGGCAAACCCAACACCTCAGTGTAGAGACATCTTTCCTTCAGAAAGATACTGGGCAGATCAAAACCAAATACGATTTTATACCCAGTGTTGGACAACATTTTTTCAG GTATCGAGGAGCATGGATCAAGGTGGACCGCACCAGAGAACAACATACCCTTGACCTACACATGGGGGTGCCATGGGAAACAGTCACTTTGACTTCTTTTGGCAGCAATAAGCAGCTCTATTATGACATTTTAGAAGAAG CCAGGACAATGGCACTTAAGCAGCACGAGGGTATGACTATAATGTACACCGCAATGGGTGCGGAGTGGCGGCCTTTCGGGCacccgcggcggcggcggccgctgCAGAGCGTCGTGCTGCGCGCCGGCCTCACCGACCGCATCCTGGCCGACTGCTTGGACTTCATTAACAACCCGCAGTGGTACACCGAACGAGGCATCCCATACAGAAGAG GTTACTTGTTATACGGTCCGCCAGGCTGTGGCAAGTCGTCGTTTATCATGGCACTGGCAGGAGAACTCGAATACAATATCTGTGTTCTCAATCTATCTGAGAGGGGCCTCACTGATGACCGACTCAACCATCTTCTCAg CGTGGCGCCTCAGCAGTCCATTATTCTTCTTGAAGACATTGACGCAGCCTTCGTGTCTCGTCAGGACACTCCATCACAGAAAGCTGCTTTCGACGGCCTCAACAGAGTCACATTTAGTGGGCTGTTAAATTGCTTGGACGGTGTCGCTTCTACTGAAGCGCGCGTAGTATTCATGACAACGAACTATTTGGAAAG ATTAGATCCAGCTCTGATAAGACCTGGCAGAGTCGACATGAAGGAATATGTGGGTCACTGTGACCAGCAACAAGTTGAACTTATGTTCTTGAGGTTTTACAAAGGGGAAAGGGCCGCTGAGCATGCGAGAAAATTTGCAGAAAC AGTCATAAACAAGAAAAAGGAAGTAAGTCCGGCACAGATACAAGGTTACTTTATGTTCCACAAACATTCGCCGCCGGAGGACGTACTCACGGACACCGACGCGATATGGACACTGGGATAG
- the LOC141427839 gene encoding uncharacterized protein: MEMVEVDVKLFIKCRMCLDEDGVYQIVPSIRELIKDCFDIDTDPFDGLPQLICKKCKTTLSDYHGIKTTYKLKQLKLKERLVKIKNNCTQLKSETGSSNEINKNEEKPTSPVPLGLAITNISPVQPVSSVAPVKSVEHVASVQLGMPIGSDIQAALDDSEIINDETWKRTYNECYFCKICTKSYKRYASIKRHVKSHKKLLKKHKRVFRKYCTVHLNKIDNKENCTGSSNMVVYNTDKIITSRGNSHYHLLYVKKDYSTGQATSENGNASDKRPGIFLDSEEEIVKCKKRKTRRLYSGSSTKTTILEDTANDITVGGAKNDTHVMNTNCANEASSKKKIDTENTTNLSQQEVAKANIANYKAIQNIVTMCQKKYITKAQSKSETKPPVSESSLKHKVLSLGRKVINKQGFECTGLLRYMEYKDLEISWQPTTRSNKKKSSNFVRIMTKLKSREDLENDDSSWKDLHKVTFVSNQAIDGDDINTDGIDPANITAHDNEKSTLKTNLLNGEDQIDHILTNNCDDLNSKNKLLNKTPVANPKQLPKKIMPEIKPTTIKTSDVPMVTSENGRTENAEVTNSNLCMPIITSTCSLSTVVEKEKQPDPVIEKPAPRIKVKPPSELMSQSALNNQSKSEDIWAFNKRHASLPYHFPNTAVYAGVSVYQTQVENQTNDVSVVPSPPTITGNSNSGTESNVDYVTLHCLECPNEKTKFPFLYFKRVLQFHGFELLDINEALPPHYTCLITYKLLLKQDTKGPLGIWLSLFCSNNSFCFAFKDSNSKKFNPNHLPAFWQWELLKIYKGDVVEKILQNALKVSKEVYSYTNNFLCLLKSIKCISEP; this comes from the exons ATGGAAATGGTTGAAGTGGatgtaaagttatttattaaatgccGGATGTGCCTTGATGAAGATGGAGTTTATCAAATTGTACCAAGTATCAGAGAGTTAATCAAAGATTGCTTTGATATTGAT ACTGATCCTTTTGATGGGCTGCCtcaattaatttgtaaaaagtGCAAAACCACCCTAAGTGACTATCATGGAATAAAAACGACATATAAACTGAAACAGCTAAAATTGAAAGAAAGATTGGTGAAAATCAAA aaTAATTGCACACAGCTCAAATCTGAAACTGGAAGcagcaatgaaataaataagaatgAAGAAAAGCCAACTTCGCCTGTTCCTCTCGGGTTGGCTATTACAAATATTTCACCTGTTCAACCAGTTTCATCTGTGGCACCTGTCAAATCTGTTGAGCATGTGGCTTCAGTTCAACTCGGGATGCCTATTGGGTCTGATATACAAGCAGCTTTGGATGATAGTGAGATAATCAACGATGAAACATGGAAGAGAACTTACAATGAATGTTACTTTTGCAAAATTTGCACTAAAAGTTACAAAAGGTATGCTTCTATAAAAAGACATGTAAAATCgcataaaaaactgttaaagAAACATAAAAGAGTTTTTCGGAAATACTGCACGGTTCATCTCAATAAAATAGATAACAAGGAGAACTGCACAGGTAGCTCTAACATGGTTGTATACAACAcagataaaattataactagTAGGGGCAACAGCCACTACCACTTATTATATGTAAAGAAAGATTATAGTACTGGGCAAGCAACCAGCGAAAATGGAAACGCGAGTGATAAAAGACCTGGAATATTCTTGGACTCGGAAGAAGAAATCGTCAAATGTAAGAAAAGAAAAACTCGCCGTCTATATTCAGGTAGTTCGACGAAAACTACCATCCTCGAAGATACTGCAAATGATATAACGGTGGGCGGAGCCAAAAACGATACGCATGTGATGAATACAAATTGTGCAAATGAGGCATCATCGAAAAAAAAGATAGACACAGAAAATACAACAAACCTAAGTCAGCAGGAAGTAGCGAAGGCAAATATTGCTAATTACAAAGCCATTCAAAACATTGTAACCATGTGCCAGAAGAAATACATTACAAAAGCGCAATCCAAAAGTGAGACTAAACCACCAGTTTCTGAATCGTCACTGAAACACAAAGTTTTAAGCTTAGGTAGAAAAGTTATAAACAAGCAAGGTTTTGAATGCACTGGTTTACTAAGGTATATGGAATACAAAGACTTAGAAATTTCGTGGCAACCTACAACTcgttcaaataaaaagaaaagctCAAATTTTGTTAGGATAATGACAAAATTGAAATCTCGAGAAGATTTAGAGAATGATGATAGCAGTTGGAAAGATCTCCACAAGGTTACGTTTGTTAGTAATCAGGctattgatggtgatgatattAATACTGATGGCATAGACCCGGCAAATATCACAGCCCATGACAACGAGAAATCAACACTAAAAACAAACCTCCTAAATGGCGAAGACCAAATTGAtcatattttaacaaataactGTGATGATTTAAActctaaaaataaattgctGAATAAAACTCCTGTTGCCAATCCGAAACAACTACCTAAAAAGATCATGCCCGAAATAAAGCCTACTACTATTAAAACAAGTGATGTACCCATGGTTACATCTGAAAACGGACGAACAGAGAATGCAGAAGTCACAAACAGTAATTTGTGCATGCCAATTATAACTTCAACATGCTCATTATCCACAGTCGTTGAAAAAGAAAAGCAGCCCGACCCTGTTATTGAAAAACCTGCGCCTCGCATCAAAGTTAAACCTCCGTCCGAATTGATGTCACAAAGCGCTTTAAATAATCAAAGTAAATCGGAAGATATATGGGCATTTAATAAAAGGCATGCTAGTTTGCCTTACCACTTCCCCAATACAGCTGTTTACGCAGGCGTATCAGTGTACCAAACACAGGTCGAAAATCAAACTAATGATGTTTCAGTTGTGCCTTCACCTCCCACTATTACAGGCAATTCAAATTCCGGGACTGAATCAAATGTTGATTATGTAACATTGCACTGTTTGGAGTGCCCTAACGAGAAAACAAAGTTTCCGTTCCTATATTTTAAAAGGGTATTACAATTTCACGGATTTGAATTATTGGACATTAACGAAGCTCTGCCACCACATTACACGTGTCTCATAACATACAAGCTACTGTTAAAGCAAGATACAAAAGGGCCCCTTGGAATATGGTTGTCGTTGTTCTGTTCAAACAATAGCTTTTGTTTTGCATTTAAAGACAGTAATTCAAAAAAGTTCAACCCGAATCATTTGCCTGCTTTCTGGCAATgggaattattaaaaatatacaagggAGATGTTGTAGAAAAAATTTTGCAAAATGCTTTAAAGGTAAGCAAAGAAGTGTACAGTTACACAAACAACTTTTTGTGTTTACTGAAGTCCATTAAATGTATTTCAGAACcataa